One Danio aesculapii chromosome 11, fDanAes4.1, whole genome shotgun sequence genomic region harbors:
- the LOC130237377 gene encoding endothelin-3 codes for MAKVSLIHLGVLLFIGLTVAIANGFSSFRQDARTGKDLLGAPSTSAAPPQQTEGKNGACFLCQLLKPHRRDKRCTCYTYKDKECVYYCHLDIIWVNTPERTIPYGMSSYRGSQRARRNAGGQRCTCALHTDQDCTSFCSKRST; via the exons ATGGCCAAGGTGTCATTGATACATCTGGGAGTTTTGCTTTTTATTGGACTAACAGTCGCGATAGCCAACG GATTTTCCTCGTTTCGTCAAGACGCGCGCACTGGGAAGGATTTACTCGGAGCCCCAAGCACAAGCGCAGCTCCTCCACAGCAGACTGAGGGTAAAAACGGAGCCTGTTTTCTCTGCCAGCTCCTGAAACCCCACAGGAGAGACAAGAGATGCACATGTTACACCTATAAAGACAAGGAGTGCGTTTACTACTGTCACCTGGACATCATCTGGGTCAACACACCTGA ACGCACCATCCCGTACGGCATGTCGAGTTATAGAGGCTCCCAGCGGGCCCGGCGTAATGCAGGAGGTCAGCGCTGCACGTGTGCTTTACACACTGACCAGGACTGCACATCGTTCTGCAGCAAGAG